In the Clostridium sp. 'White wine YQ' genome, TCCAATGCACCCGAAAAATGTAAAAGCACAGCTCATAATTGAAGAAGCAGCACCAGTGTCGCCATTAACTTGATCGAGCATAATATGTGTGGTTTGAGGACGTATTAAGCTACCAAAGAAGGATGCTGGCATTAGTGAGAGCATAAAGGTTATAGGACTGATTTTACCAATCATAAACATAAATAATCCACTAGCACACATAACTACATAAGCAATAGTTATATAGGGTACTTTAGGAAAGTGCTTGGACAACTTAACATAACACAAAGGTCCAATAAGAAAGAAAATTGAATTTGCAGCAAAGTAATAACTATATACCTTTTCGCTTACACCAAAATTATCAACGAAAATATATGAAGAAGAAGATATAAAGGACATAGATGCAATGGACATAATAGAGAAGGTAAAGACTAGTGACATAAATTTTATGTTCTTTGAAACAACTCCAAGATTTCCAATAGATCTAAATATGCTTCCCATGTAACGTTCTTCTATAGTTTCTTCCATAGCTATGCTTCCGGCTAAAGTTAATACTCCTAAAAGAGTTAATACCACAAAAACACCTCTCCAAGAAAGTAAACTTAATATTATTGCACCAATAACAGGTGAAATTATAGGGGAGAGCATTCCCATAGATTGAACTAATGCTAATATAGTGAGACGCTTTCTTCCACTATAAGAATCTTTAACTATAGCAGTAGATACTGCAGTGGCAGCTCCACATCCAATTGATTGAAGTATTCTAAATAAAATAAGTTCATAGACATTCTGAGAGAAAACACATAATAAACTTGCAATAGTATAAATAGAAAGTCCTACAATTAAGATTTTTCTTCTACCATACTTGTCGCTAAGTGGTCCCCATAAAATAGTCCCTAAAGCATAAAAGATAAAGAAAAATATTAGTGTAAGATTTATAACACTAGCACTGGTATTAAAACTATCTACCATTTTAGGGAGTGCAGGTAAATATATATCCGTAGAAAGTGGAATAAAGGCACTTAGCAGAGTTATGAAAACAACAAAGCCTTTCTCACCTAGATATTTCTGAGTTTTTGAATTAGATAAATGTTCATTTGTTTCTAGCTCCATTTGTCCTCCTTGTATTATAGTAATTTATTATATGACTATTACGATTTTTATAGTATATAGGAATGGGTTAATATTGTCCACACTTATCCATTAAATTATCATTTATCAAAGAAGCCATGTTTTCATCAACTAAAACATTTATATAATCTCCAGAGTAAATAATAGTATCACCTCTTGGAATTATTTCTTTTTCCCCTCGTTTAATTGCAACCAGCAGGCAGTTATCAGGTAAGCTTAATTCTCTTATAGGTTTACCATCCATTTCAGAATCTACAAATACAGGTATTTCAAGAATAAGTTTATCTTTAGAATTTTCTGATGAAGTTGTTAAGTTAGTACCTTTTAATAATCTATCTAAAAGAGATTCGTATACGGGTTCAGATCTTAACAAATCTGCAATAATATAAGCAACTAATGAAACTATGCTTAAAGATAATAAATGGGTTAGAGAGCCTGTCATTTCAGTTATTAATATGCTTCCAGTAATGGGAGCTCTTACAATTGCAGCAAAATATCCAGCCATTGCTAAGATAATAAAATTATTCATATATTCTGGATTTAAGTTAAAAAATTGAATTAGTATATGTACATATATACTCCCAGTTATAGCCCCTAAAACTAAAAGAGGAAAAAATATTCCTCCTGGAGCACCAGAACCAAAACTGATCATGGAATATATAAATTTTACGACTAAAATGATTAGGATTACTTTAAAAGTAAAACTTCCAGAAATTAATGAATTTATAATTGAATGGCCACTACCAAGTACTTCAGGTAAAAATAATCCTAATATGCCTGAAATGATGAAAGGTACTAAAAGTTTGAACTTATTTGGGAGCCATTTTTGATTATCATATACTTTTAAGGTTTTTAAAAGTACATAATTATAGAAAACACCAAATAATCCAACTACAATTCCAAGAATAATAATATATCCATAAGCATCAATAGGAAGAGGATTAATATGATTAAAATTAAATACTGGGTTTAATCCAAAGAAATGCTTAGAAACAACATCAGCAGTTAAGGATGCTGACATTGCAGAAAGCAATACTAAAGGAGAAAAATGCTTATGAACTTCCTCAAGAGCAAACATTACTCCCGCGAGAGGTGCATTAAAGGCTGCAGCAAGCCCAGCACTTGCTCCGCTTGTAATAAGATACTTTTCCTCTATTTTCATTCTTTTAAATATCTTGCCGACACCTTGTCCAACGGCAGCTCCTAATTGAATTGATGGGCCTTCTCTTCCTAAAGATAAACCAGAACCAATGGATATAACTCCACCAATAAATTTTTTAATAATTACAGGAAACCAATTCATTCTAAGTTTCCCTTTTAATATAGCTTCAACTTGGGGAATTCCACTACCACTTATTAAAGGCTCACTAATAACTAGCTTACCAACAATAAGTGCAGCAACAATTAAACCCAAAAATCCAACAATAATCATTAAGTGATTAGAAGCTTGCATTTCTAAAAATTTATTTCTTAATTCTTCAGCTTTTTCAAGGGTAAGTCTATAAAAAACAATTAATAATCCAGTAAAAATACCAACAATGATTCCTTCTAGCATTAGCGTTAATTTAACATTATGCCAATGAGATAGAACATGGTGTATAGTATGTTTATTTTTATTTGACATCTATATTCAACTCCATTTTTTATAATAAAAGACCTCTCTTATTATAGGACTATGGATATGTATTATCAATTAATGAGAGGGGAGTACATCTTATATATACAAGAATAAATAAGAAGTAAACGTATTAAACTTACTGTTTTAGGTATATTCAATTAATTAAAGGATGTATTATTAAGAATTCTTCATAGAATCTTCATTATTTTTCAAATAGTTTCTTGAAATTTACTAGCTATCATGGAAATAAGAGGTGATGAAGTGAAGAAAGGATTATCAATCTTTATAAATAAGTGTCTAAAAGTATTATTGCTTTTAGTGGTTTTTGTAACTTATGGCTTATATATACGTTATGTTGCGGATTATAAATCACTAAACATGGAACTTGTAGCCTTATTTAGCCTAACTACCATAGCATTACTTATTGCAATAAAAAAAGGGTTTAGCACTAGGAGAATATTACTGGGCATAATGATTTTTGCCTTCTTAATAAGGCTTGCATGGATACTTTCAATAAATAGTGTTCCAGTATCAGATTTTGCAGGTATGTACGAAAGAAGTGAGCTCGTATTAAATGGAGAATATTCTATATTTAAAGGATTTAATTACTATGCAAGATTTCCACACTTAACTATACCAGTACTTTATTTTGCACTAATAAGACTTATTTCTCCAGTTCCATTATTAACTCTTAAACTAATTAATGTTATAAGTTCAACTATTGGGGTATTTATATGCTATAAGATATCAAAAGAAATATTTAAGGAAGAGAAAAAATCAATATGGGGAATGTATTTAGCAGCCATATATCCTGCCACAATAATTTATACAGCAGCTTATTGTACGGAGAATATAGCAATATCTTTTTATTTAGAAAGTGTATATCTATTTATTTTAGTTATAAAAGACAAAAAACCTAAGGAGTATTTATTATTAGCTGGACTAATCTTATCAATAGGTAATTTCTTTAGAATGGTAGCTCCAGTTATGGTTATTGCCTTTACATTATATGCCTTAGTTTATATTAAGAAATCCTTTAAATATAAGACAGTAGCAATAGCCTATATTCTAATTGCATTTATTATTCCATTAGTAACAGTTAATGCGACTTTAAAGAAGCTAGGAATCACGGAATATAATCTATGGCATGGGAGTGAAACTCCTTGGACATCAATATTAAAGGGAAGTAATATGACTACGTTTGGTAGGTGGAATGAGGAGGATGCGAAAGTAGCAGCGGCATTTAATGGCAACTACATTGAAACAGAACATGCATCAAAGGAACTAGTAAAAGAAAGATATATAGAGACTTCACCAGGAAGACTATTATATTTTTGGGGGAGAAAGTTTACTTTTCAGTGGAGCGAAGGAGATTTTGGAGGGATATATTGGAGTGAGAGAGATATAGAACCTAAAGATATAACCCTAGATTTAAATAATTATGGGCAAGCATATAGACAATTGTTTTATTTAATAATGATGGTACTTACTTATAAGGGTTTATATAATAGGCAGCAATATTTAAAGAATCCAATTATAAATCTACTTTATATAATCTATTGTGGTTATGGGCTTTTGTATATGATAACGGAATCACAAGATAGATATTCCTTTATAGTAAGTTGGTTATTTATTATATTGCCATTAACGGCATTTAAAGAAAAAAGTATAGAAGGAGAAAATATATGAAAGATAGATTAATATCAATAGTAATACCTATGTATTCAGAAGAAAATTTAATTCATGAATGTTATAAAAGAGTGAAACAGGTGGTAGAAAATAATAAGTTGAATTATGAAATGATATTTATTAATGATGGATCTAAAGATAAAACCTTAGAAAAGTTAAAAGAGGTAAGCACTATAGATAAAAATTGTAAGGTGATAGATTTTTCAAGAAACTTCGGACATCAAATAGCTATTACTGCAGGTATAAATAATGCAAAAGGGGACGCTGTTGTTGTAATAGATGGAGATCTTCAAGATCCACCAGAACTTATAATTAACATGATAGAAAAATGGGAACAAGGATATGATGTGGTCTATGGAAAAAGAACTGAAAGAAAAGGAGAAAGCTTCTTTAAGCTTATAACAGCAAAATATTTTTATAAGTTTCTAGGTTATATGTCAGATATAAACATACCAAGAAACACAGGAGATTTTAGGCTTATGGATAGAGCAGTAGTAGAATATTTAAAGAATATGCCAGAGAAAAACAGATTTATACGGGGAATGGTATCTTGGATTGGATTTAAACAAACTTATGTGGAATTTGAAAGGGATAAGAGACTAAATGGATATACTAAGTATTCTCTCAAAAAGATGATTAAACTAGCAGAAGATGGAATAATATCATTTTCAACTAAACCTATAAAGTTTATAATAAAATTGGGAATTATTATGGAGTTTATCTCAAGTGTGCTTTTAATATATGGATTAATAAATAATTCTGATCATACGTTAATTCTATTTTCTATGGTAGCCTTTTTTATAGGAATTCAAGTAATTTCCTTAGGTATTATAGGATTATATGTATCTAGAATATATGAAGAAAGCAAGGATAGACCTTTATATGTAGTAAAGGAAAAAATAAACTTTTAGAAGGGTGATAAGTATTGAGTAGTACTATTTTAGTTGTTGATGATAATAGTGAAATAAGAGAATTAATAGAAATTTATCTTATAAATGAAGGATATAAGGTTATTTTAGCTGAGGATGGAATAGATGCAATAAATAAACTTAATGATAATGATATAGACTTAATTATACTTGACATAATGATGCCAAAACTTGATGGAATAAAAGCTTGCTTAAAAATAAGAGAGAAGAAAAAGCTACCTATAATTTTATTATCAGCAAAGTCTGAGGATTGTGATAAGATATTGGGCTTAAACGTGGGAGCTGATGACTATGTAACCAAGCCATTTAATCCAATAGAGCTTATGGCAAGGGTAAAATCACAGCTTAGAAGATATATAGAATTTTCAGGTAAAAGTGATTCTAAGAATTTAATTATAGATAATCTAGAAATAAATAAGGATTCAAGAGAAGTTTATGTAGATGGAGAATTTGTAAGGTTAACGCCAATAGAGTTTAATATATTAGATTTACTAGTAGAAAATAGAGGACGAGTATTAAGCAATAGACAAATATATGAAAATGTTTGGGATGAACCTTATTTTAATGCAAGTAATATAGTAGCTTCACATATTAAAAATATAAGAGAGAAAATTGAGATTAACCCTAAGAATCCTGAATTTATAAAATTAGTATGGGGAGTTGGGTATAAATTTGATAAATAAAATAAAGAAAGTATTTTTTGGAAGTTTAAGTAGAAGCCTTTTAATTATAAATATCTTAGCACTTTTAGTTACAGTAGTATCAACAATGATTTTTATAGAAAATGACAAAGGTGAATATCCAGAAGGCTTAATAAACAAGGCAAATGAGGCCTATGTTGAAAGTAGTAGATTTGTTACTAGAAAGAGTGATTCATGTGAAGAGTATTTAGATAAAGTAGCTAAGCTTAACAACTTTAATATGGCTATAGCAGATAATGATGGACAGATTCTTTTAAAATCTAGTAATGTAAGTAAAACAGGAAATAAAAATTATATACCTTTTTCTTATATAGATTTAAGTCATCCATTTAAAGATGAAAAATCAGTTTTTTATAGAGTATATGAAGTGAAAATTGATAATGAAAAATGTTATTTATATGTATGGAAAAATACAACTATAAAGTCTAGTGGATATTATATATGGCAGCTTATAGCACCTATTATTTTAATGATAGCTATAATATATCTACTTATAAATAGAAAGGCACGATATATAGGGAAAATAGCTAAAGGAGTAGAAATTTTATCATCTGGAGATTTAGATTATACCATTAATGAAAAAGGAAGAGATGAATTAAATGTATTAGCAAAAGAAATAAATAATATGTCTAAAAATCTTAAGCAGATGAGAGAAAAAGAGCAAGAAGAAGAAAAACAAAAGTATGAATTAATAACAAATATATCCCATGACTTAAGAACTCCACTTACATCCTTAATAGGTTATTTAGAGCTTATTAATAAAAAAAGTGCTTTAGATGAAGATATAAATAAATATTCTAATGTTTCTTTGGATAATGCAAATAGATTAAAAAGCTTGATAGACGATTTATTTGAATATTCAAAGCTAGAAAGTAAGGACATTAAACTTAATAAAAGTGAAATAAATGTTGTAGAAATAATAGGTCAATGTTTAGGAGAACTGGAGCTAGAGAGTAAAAATGCCAATATAGATTTTGTAAGTGATTTCTCAGAAGAAGAGGTTATACTAAATATTGATGGAGATAAGATAGCTAGAGTGTTTCAAAATATATTTACCAATGCAATAAAGTACAGCAAAAAGGGCACAGAAGTAAATATAGAAATTAAAGAATCTCCTAGTGAAGTAGAGTTTATAGTAAGAAATGAATATAGAGAATTAGAGAAAGATAAGGTAAATAAAATATTTGAGAGATTCTATAGAGGAGATACTTCAAGAAACTTAAAGGTTGAAGGTTCAGGATTAGGGCTACCTATAGTAAAAAGCATAGTGAATCTTCATGGAGGAAAAGTTTTTGTTAAATGCGATGAAGAAAAAGAAACATTAGAAGTTCATATAGTTTTGTTAAAAAGTTAAGGCTGCTTTAGGGCAGCTCTTTTTATGTATAATTTATTTATCATATTTTAAACTACATCATATATTGTAATTGTATAAAAATATTTTGGAGAAAGTTAAATGGATAAGCATTCTCATAGCATCTCAGGTGAAACTACCATAAATGATGGACACATTCATAATTACGGAGAAGTGACTTCAATTGAACCAAGTGGAGTGCCTCATATACATTACATTAAAGGAATAACTACTTATCATGAAGATCATGCACATGAATATGAAACTAGAACAGGTCCATCAATAACTATGCCTAATGGACTTCACTATCATTACTATGAAGCACAAGTAAAGTTTGCAGACGGACATCATCATTTTATCCGTGGGTATACTAGTGCAGAGTAGATAGACTAGCTTTATATTAAAGAGATTAAAAAAGCCTCGATAATTAATTTTATCAAGGCTTTCAAAATTATTGTATTTCAACAGTAACTTTCTTCATTTTTTGGTCAGTAAGTGGCTTATCTTGAGAATTTCTTTTTACACTAACGATTTTATCTGCAACGTCCATACCTTCAGTTACTTTACCAAAAGCAGCATACTTCCCATCAAGACTTGGAGCGTCCTTTACCATAATAAAGAATTGAGAACTTGCAGAGTCTGGATCATTAGTTCTTGCCATTGAAAGAACCCCTCTTGTATGTTTTAAGTCGTTCTTGAAGCCATTTTCACTAAATTCTCCAGGAATAGTTTTATCTGATCCTCCAGTACCTGTACCAGTTGGATCTCCTCCTTGAATCATAAAGTCAGGAATTACTCTATGAAAAATTACTCCGTCATAGAAGTTCTTTTGAATTAAGTCTACAAAATTATCTACAGTTTTAGGTGCAACATCAGGATAAAGTTCTGCTTTAATCTTAGATCCATCTTCCATTTCTATAGTTACAATAGGCTTTTTACCACTGTATTTACTTTTATAATCGTTACTTGATTTTGAAGTGTTAGCAGTGTTACTTGGTGCTTTTGTACAGCCACTTAGTGTAATGACTAAAGCTGCACAGGAAAGAAGTAAAATCTTTTTTATTAAACCTTTACTTTTCATATTTTAATCCTCCAGAAAAAGTATAGTAGTATTATGTAATGTTACCAAATATTAAAAATAAATTCAATATTATTGTGGTTTAAATTAAAATACTGGAATAGCCTATAATTATAAGCTATTCCAGTATTTTTTTCATGTTTTTATATAAATAGTAGGTGAGGTATCTTTAAATATATGAATTTGAAACTGAATTATTAAATATTTTTAATAAACGTAAGTAATGGTTTGCTTCACGTAAGGTATGGTCAGCTAATAAAGGTATTATTATAGATCTAATCTTACACTCTAATATACCTTCAGTGCCTTGTGCTTTAAACTTACTTATTCGAGCAGTTGCATTAAGACTATCTTCTGTGACTTTAGCTAGTGGTATTGTCATAGTCATAGATTCTTTTGCCTCTAAAGTCAATTGGTCAAATTCATTTCCGAAGTTTTCAGCTACTTTTTTTAGTTCATTTTCAGTTGGATCAAGAAGACCGTGTATAAATTTTGAATGTTCTGCCATAATTCTATTCCAGAAACTTTCCTGTTCATAAGCTTCTCTCTCTAAATTGACTTCTTGATGATTCTGCAATTTTTGAATTATATTAAGATAAAATTTTGCTTCTCTTAAAATATGATCAACAAGTAGCGGATAATTATCTGTAAATATCCTACAAGATAAGATATCTGATAGGAGCTTAGTTTTATAATTTATTAAAGCACTAACTAGTGACATAATTCTTTGGTTTAGCATATACACTCTTTGCTCAAGCTCAGATTTATTAATCATTATGTGGCCCGAAGCTAATCTGCTTTCAGCTTCAGTTATGCCAAGTGGAATATTTACTCCGGTATAATATGATGAGGCCATTTCAGCTTTCAATGTATAAGGTGTGAATACTTCACCAGATTGCAATACTTCAGGACTTACAACGCCATTTGAAAGGGATATAGCTTCAGATAAAAGTCTATCAAATCCCATACGAAAGTTATCTGCTTGTGAAATATAACCGGAACTAGTTGGTGTGAAATTAATTTGTAAAAAGAAGGAATGTTCTTTCATAATACGAGCAAAAAAAAGATGCAATTCGAGTGATTGCCTTATGAAGTCATCTCTAGACAACATATTTATATCTCCTAAAAATTAATTGAATTCACTATATATTATTAATAAGTTTGTGATGTGCTACTAATTTTGAGGAGTAAGGTCTGCCTCTATTGTGAACATGTTGAAGTATCCAGAAATAGAAAGTATATAGGAATGAGTAACAACATAAATAGAGTATAAAATATAAACCGATACATAAAATAAAATGAAGTAATTCTTGTAGAATATATTTAACCAGATAAGGAGAGATAAGTATGGATAAACCTGTTGTTGCAGGAAAAGCACCTATTCCTGTTGATTTGAAAAAAGGTGAAACTTATTATTATTGTACTTGTGGTAAAAGTGATAACCAACCATTTTGTAATGGAAACCATAAGGGTACTTCATTTGAACCACTAGCATTTACTGCTGAAAAAGATGAGACTGCATATCTTTGTGCTTGTAAGCACACTGGCAATCCACCATATTGTGACGGTTCGCACAAAAATCTTTAATAAAAATAAACTTTTAAGTTGCACTTCTAAATTTCAATGGAGTGCAATTTTTTTATGGGCATTTTAGGAATAAATTAATAATAATTAATACAATATTTCTTAAAATGTGCATTAGAGGAACTCATTGAAAAGTTCATCTAAAATATTGTGTATTATGTACACTGTTTCTTAAAAGAACCTAAAAATAAAGGTTGCAAATTCAATAGGATTGTCATATGATTAAAAGCGAATATAATCATATGAGAGGTGAAAGAATGGATTTAGTACAAGTGATGAAAGCATTATCAGATGAGACACGCATAAGAATATTAAATATTCTTAAAGACGAAGAACTCTGTGTTTGTGAGATTGAAGTTATACTAAATATCAACCAATCAAATGCGTCAAGGCACTTAAATAAGCTAACTAATGCTAAAATATTAGATTACTATAAAGTTACTAAGTATGTGTACTACAAAATAAATGAAGAAACAATAAAGGAATATCCTTTTATAAATGAAATCATTAGAACCCATGCAGCTAAAATGAATAAGTGTAATGATGACCATGAAAGACTTAAGAAATATAGAGAGAGTGGATTAAGTTGTGATGATTTAAAAGAAGGTAAAGTTGACTTTAATAATTATGCAAAATAGGAGTGATTTAAATGAGTAATAAAACATCAAGGTTATCTTGGTTAGATCGTTATTTAACGTTATGGATATTTCTTGCTATGGCAATAGGTATTCTTTTAGGTTGGGGTGTGCCTAGTTTATCAGAAGGGTTATCTAAGTTATCAGTTGGTACTACATCTATTCCAATTGCAATAGGGTTAATTGTTATGATGTATCCACCACTTGCAAAAGTAAACTACAAAGAACTAGGAAAAGTGTTTAGAAATCCAAAAGTTCTAGGATTATCAATAGTACAGAACTGGATTATAGGACCAATACTAATGTTTGTTCTAGCAGTAGTCTTTTTAAAGGGATATCCTGCATATATGACAGGCCTAATATTAATAGGACTAGCAAGATGTATTGCCATGGTCATTGTTTGGAATAGTTTAGCTGATGGAGATACAGAATATGCAGCTGCACTTGTAGCGTTTAATTCAATATTTCAAGTAATATTTTATTCAATATACTCCTATATTTTTATAACAGTTTTACCAACATTGATAGGCTTAACTGGTTATAAAGTAGACATTTCAATGGGAGAAGTAGCATCTTCTGTAGCAATTTATCTTGGAGTACCATTTGCACTTGGTATGTTAACAAGACTTTTCTTAGAGCCTAAAATGGGTAAGGAATGGTATACCAAAAAGTTTGTACCTAAAATAAGTCCATTAGCTTTAATTGCATTATTATTTACAATCATAGTAATGTTTACTTATAAGGGAAAGTATATTGTAGAATTACCTTTGGATGTTATAAGAATCGCAATACCACTTATGATTTATTTTGCAATAATGTTTTCAGTTTCTTTCTATATCAGTTATAAGTCAGGTATAGACTATAAGAAAACAACAACCTTGTCATTTACTGCAGCTAGTAATAATTTTGAACTTGCTATAGCTGTAGCAGTTGCAGTTTTTGGAATAGAATCAAAGGAAGCATTTACAGCTGTAATAGGACCACTTGTGGAAGTTCCAGTAATGATTGGACTTGTAAATGTAGCATTAGCATGGAGAAGAAAGTATTTTAGTTCTAAGAAAGAAGCATAATTAATATTAAAAGCGGAAAGACACATTCTCAAAATATTGAGAGTGTGTCTTTTTATATATAATTTATTTTCATATGATGGATTTGTGTTAAAATAATAGATATGAACACTGACGCAATTTAAAGAACTTGTATACGAAAATTTCAGTCTAGAATGAGGTGTAAAATGGATAGGGATAGAGTTTTAAAAGAACTATTAAATTCAGGAAATACAATTATAATGCCAGATGCCTATGATGGTATTTCAGCAAAAATAATTGAGTATGCGGGATTCCCAGCTGTTCAATGTTCTGGATATAGTTTTTCTATTGCAAAAGGTTATATGAGTGAAGAGGATATTGATTTAAAGAGGAATTTGAAAATTACAAAGGAAATTGTTGACGCAGTAAACATTCCAGTTATTGCAGATGCAGAAGATGGCTATGGTGATGGGGAATATTTTAGTAATGTAATAGAAGAATTTATAGGTGTTGGGGTATCAGGAATAAACATAGAAGATTTAAATCATCAAATGTTAGGAGACACTTTAAAAATATATAATGAAAGTGTAATGCTAGAGAAGATAGACACGGTTAAGAAGATAAAAAAAGAACTTAGCAAAAATGATTTTATATTAAATGCTAGAACTGATGCATTAAAGGCTTATGATAACAGAGAAAAAGCTATTAAAGTTGCAATAGAAAGGGCTAATAAATATATAAAAGCTGGTGCAGATATATGTTTTGTAGCATATGTAAAAACTCTTGATGAAATAAAGCTTCTTGCTAAAGAAATAGACGGGCCTATAAGCATAGCTGCAGGTCTCCCATATAACATACAAGAATTTTCAATAAATGATTGCATAGATTTAGGAATATCAAGAGTAAGTTTGCCGACATTTATGATTCTTAATTCAATAGAATATATGTCTAAAAAGCTTATTCACGTAAAAAAAACAGGGTCCTTTTTAGAGACAGTTAATGATAATACTTTATTATCAAATTTAAATACGTTAGACGACATCATAGGAATAAAAAAATATTAAAGTTTAAAAAAATTGGGGAGGAAATATCATGGAAATAAAAATTAGAAGTATGGTAGAACAAGACTGGAGATGTGTAGCAACAATATATCAGCAAGGTATGGACACAAATATTTCAACCTTTCAAACTGAGTGTCCATCTTATGAAGAATGGGATAAAGGACATGTTAAGAGTTGTCGTTTGGTTGCAGTAGATGGAGAGCAAGTTATTGGTTGGGCTGCATTATCTGCAGTTTCAAGTAGATGTGTATATGCAGGGGTAGGAGAATTAAGTATATATGTAGATAATAATTACAAAGGAAAAGGAGTAGGTTCGAAATTACTTTCAAGCTTAATAGCTGAGTCAGAAAATCATGAATTCTGGACAATTCAATCAGGTATTATGGAGGAAAATGAGGCAAGCTTGAATTTACATAAGAAATGTGGATTTAGAGAGATTGGATATAGAGAAAAAGTAGGAAAAGATAGGCATGGAAAATGGAGAAACACAATTTTAATGGAAAAACG is a window encoding:
- a CDS encoding response regulator transcription factor translates to MSSTILVVDDNSEIRELIEIYLINEGYKVILAEDGIDAINKLNDNDIDLIILDIMMPKLDGIKACLKIREKKKLPIILLSAKSEDCDKILGLNVGADDYVTKPFNPIELMARVKSQLRRYIEFSGKSDSKNLIIDNLEINKDSREVYVDGEFVRLTPIEFNILDLLVENRGRVLSNRQIYENVWDEPYFNASNIVASHIKNIREKIEINPKNPEFIKLVWGVGYKFDK
- a CDS encoding Bcr/CflA family efflux MFS transporter, with the translated sequence MELETNEHLSNSKTQKYLGEKGFVVFITLLSAFIPLSTDIYLPALPKMVDSFNTSASVINLTLIFFFIFYALGTILWGPLSDKYGRRKILIVGLSIYTIASLLCVFSQNVYELILFRILQSIGCGAATAVSTAIVKDSYSGRKRLTILALVQSMGMLSPIISPVIGAIILSLLSWRGVFVVLTLLGVLTLAGSIAMEETIEERYMGSIFRSIGNLGVVSKNIKFMSLVFTFSIMSIASMSFISSSSYIFVDNFGVSEKVYSYYFAANSIFFLIGPLCYVKLSKHFPKVPYITIAYVVMCASGLFMFMIGKISPITFMLSLMPASFFGSLIRPQTTHIMLDQVNGDTGAASSIMSCAFTFFGCIGMLIISSGILNRITLMGLLYMITSIISLTIWLSFSKKHV
- a CDS encoding ClC family H(+)/Cl(-) exchange transporter, which codes for MSNKNKHTIHHVLSHWHNVKLTLMLEGIIVGIFTGLLIVFYRLTLEKAEELRNKFLEMQASNHLMIIVGFLGLIVAALIVGKLVISEPLISGSGIPQVEAILKGKLRMNWFPVIIKKFIGGVISIGSGLSLGREGPSIQLGAAVGQGVGKIFKRMKIEEKYLITSGASAGLAAAFNAPLAGVMFALEEVHKHFSPLVLLSAMSASLTADVVSKHFFGLNPVFNFNHINPLPIDAYGYIIILGIVVGLFGVFYNYVLLKTLKVYDNQKWLPNKFKLLVPFIISGILGLFLPEVLGSGHSIINSLISGSFTFKVILIILVVKFIYSMISFGSGAPGGIFFPLLVLGAITGSIYVHILIQFFNLNPEYMNNFIILAMAGYFAAIVRAPITGSILITEMTGSLTHLLSLSIVSLVAYIIADLLRSEPVYESLLDRLLKGTNLTTSSENSKDKLILEIPVFVDSEMDGKPIRELSLPDNCLLVAIKRGEKEIIPRGDTIIYSGDYINVLVDENMASLINDNLMDKCGQY
- a CDS encoding HAMP domain-containing sensor histidine kinase is translated as MINKIKKVFFGSLSRSLLIINILALLVTVVSTMIFIENDKGEYPEGLINKANEAYVESSRFVTRKSDSCEEYLDKVAKLNNFNMAIADNDGQILLKSSNVSKTGNKNYIPFSYIDLSHPFKDEKSVFYRVYEVKIDNEKCYLYVWKNTTIKSSGYYIWQLIAPIILMIAIIYLLINRKARYIGKIAKGVEILSSGDLDYTINEKGRDELNVLAKEINNMSKNLKQMREKEQEEEKQKYELITNISHDLRTPLTSLIGYLELINKKSALDEDINKYSNVSLDNANRLKSLIDDLFEYSKLESKDIKLNKSEINVVEIIGQCLGELELESKNANIDFVSDFSEEEVILNIDGDKIARVFQNIFTNAIKYSKKGTEVNIEIKESPSEVEFIVRNEYRELEKDKVNKIFERFYRGDTSRNLKVEGSGLGLPIVKSIVNLHGGKVFVKCDEEKETLEVHIVLLKS
- a CDS encoding glycosyltransferase family 2 protein — protein: MKDRLISIVIPMYSEENLIHECYKRVKQVVENNKLNYEMIFINDGSKDKTLEKLKEVSTIDKNCKVIDFSRNFGHQIAITAGINNAKGDAVVVIDGDLQDPPELIINMIEKWEQGYDVVYGKRTERKGESFFKLITAKYFYKFLGYMSDINIPRNTGDFRLMDRAVVEYLKNMPEKNRFIRGMVSWIGFKQTYVEFERDKRLNGYTKYSLKKMIKLAEDGIISFSTKPIKFIIKLGIIMEFISSVLLIYGLINNSDHTLILFSMVAFFIGIQVISLGIIGLYVSRIYEESKDRPLYVVKEKINF
- a CDS encoding glycosyltransferase family 39 protein, which codes for MKKGLSIFINKCLKVLLLLVVFVTYGLYIRYVADYKSLNMELVALFSLTTIALLIAIKKGFSTRRILLGIMIFAFLIRLAWILSINSVPVSDFAGMYERSELVLNGEYSIFKGFNYYARFPHLTIPVLYFALIRLISPVPLLTLKLINVISSTIGVFICYKISKEIFKEEKKSIWGMYLAAIYPATIIYTAAYCTENIAISFYLESVYLFILVIKDKKPKEYLLLAGLILSIGNFFRMVAPVMVIAFTLYALVYIKKSFKYKTVAIAYILIAFIIPLVTVNATLKKLGITEYNLWHGSETPWTSILKGSNMTTFGRWNEEDAKVAAAFNGNYIETEHASKELVKERYIETSPGRLLYFWGRKFTFQWSEGDFGGIYWSERDIEPKDITLDLNNYGQAYRQLFYLIMMVLTYKGLYNRQQYLKNPIINLLYIIYCGYGLLYMITESQDRYSFIVSWLFIILPLTAFKEKSIEGENI